From the genome of uncultured Bacteroides sp.:
CGGACCATTTTAATAAAATCTGTTGGTGATTGATTTGTCAAAGACTTCACCTTCTTATAAAGCAATGATGAACTAATGTTCATTGAAAAAGCAAAATCCTCTTTTCCAAATTCGGTATTTGCCATATTAGTCCGGACAACTCCCAGCATTTTCTTTACAAACTTATCATTAAATTCATTGACCAAAATTTGTTCTTCATTATTATCTGGTCCTTTTATTAACTTTAAAGCCTTTTCCTTAACGATTTCCCGATTCCTTATTATCGATTTTATTCTTTGTGAAAGAAGAATCATATCAAAAGGCTTAGTTAAATAATCATCCGCTCCTAAACCTAATCCATGAATTTGATCAGCTTCACCTGATAGTGCGGTAAGTAATATTATTGGAATATGAGAAGTCTCATAAGTTGATTTTATCAACCGGCATAATTCAAATCCATCCATATTAGGCATCATTACATCTGAAACGACCAAATCTGGCATCTGTTTTTGAATGATATCCCAAGCTGCGACACCATCTTCAGCTAACAAAATTTCAAAGTCAGCTTTAAGGGGATATTGCATAAAATTTCTAAGATCATCATTGTCTTCAACAATCAGAATATGCATTTTAAATTTCGAAAGCTCTTCAGGTTCTAACAGTAATTGCGAATCAGCATCATAAGATACAGGTTCTTCTATCTTAGTATTTGTTTTGTTACTATCATCAATAAATTCTTTAAAAGGTATAACCATTCTAAAAATTGAACCAATATTCTCTTCACTAACGCAACTAATTGTGCCATCATGCATTTCTACATATTTTTTCACTAACAAAAGACCGATACCAGAACCTACAATCTTTGAATTTATAGCATTTTCTCCACGATAAAATTCTCGGAATAGCTGATTTTGAGCTTTCTTGCTAATTCCAATGCCACTATCTTTTACTTCCATGCTCCATTTGTCGGGTTCACATTTTACAGATATCAGAACTTCACTATCCGGATGTGAATATTTAATAGCATTAGAAATAAGATTATCAATAACTTTCTCTATCATCAATTCATCTACAGCTGTTTGATAGCAATCCAGTTGTGAAACAAATTGTAATCTTACATTTTGTTTTTTTGCAAGTGATTCAAACATCAACCGACGGTGCACAATCATCTCTACAATATCTACCTGAGCAAGAACCAGCTGTTCTTTTCTGATATCAACTTTCTGAAAATCCATTAATTGAGTTACAACAGCAGAAAGGCGTCTTGCTTGTTCAGTAGCCAACGAAAGATAATATTTACCAGTATCAGAAATGTTATGTTCATTCGCTAATTCCTCCATAGGAGCCTTTATTAGTGTAAGAGACGTTCTGATATCATGAGTGGTATTAGTAAAAAAGCGAATTTTCTCTTCGTTATGTTGTTGTTTGAATCGCTCAATATAATATTTTAATGATATATAAATAACACCAACGATTAGTACTAACAGAAAAAGCTGGAACCACCAGGTCTTCCAAAAAGGTGGAATAACAGTTATACTTAATGACCGCTCAACAATCACATGTGAAAGAGAACAATCATATAACCTTATTTTCAAGACATAAGTCCCATTTGGTATATTCGAATAATGAATAAAGCGATTTTCAGAAGGCTGACTCCAGGCATTATCAAACCCCTCTAACATCCAGGAAAATTTAGCGCCGGAAACACTTCCTATAGATAAAAGTTCTAATTGCAAGGTATTTTGATCGTAGTTCAATGATACTTCTTGCAAACTATCCAATGGAGTGTTCAGACTATTCCGAATAGAGCGGCCTGCTATGGTTAAATTCTGAAAAAAGATATTTCCATTTGATTGACTCTTAGATAATGATTGGGGAGAAAAACAAACAGCACCATTGCTCGTTCCCCAAATTAATTGCCCATTATTTAGCCTGCAACGTGAGCTCCTGTTAAACGACACCCGAGATAACGGATACACAGTATTATAAGTAAGCACCTCCATATTCTTTGGATTCAACCTGCACAAGCCACATTCTGTACCCAGCCACAAATATTCACCAACATACATTATGCTATTTACAAAATTAGATGGTAATCCAGATACTGTTGTTATCTTTTGAGTTTTATGCGTTATATAATTATATTTGATCAAACCTTCCCCACTTGTACAAATCCATATTTCATCTTTTATAACTACCATGTCGTGAACTAAGTATCCTTCTTGCAAAACATTAATTTTTCCTGTTTTTTTATCCAGAACGCATAATCCATATGTACAAGCTAAAAGAATTTTGTTTGGTATTAATTCCGCAAAAGTATTAATGGGCTGCGTTGAGTAATTTCGAAACTTATTTTCTTTTGAAAGATAACAAATCAGTTTTCCCGGCACCCCTCCTATCCAAAGATCTCCATTACTATCTTTAAAAATATCCAGAACAAAGTTATTCTCTAAAGAAAACCCTTTACTTCCATTCGAATAATGGGCTAATTCACGGCCAGTACGTTCGTCAAGGACATAAATACCAGAAGAATAAGTTCCCGCCCATATTCGTTCTTTATCATCTTCACATAATGATATAAATACAGGAGCCTGATTATGTTCATTTTGATAAAATGTTTTCCAATTTCCGGTTCCGACTTCTTTACGGCTAATACCATTATCTGTAGCCATCCATATATTTCCTCTTTTGTCCTGTATAATCTTATTAACATTATTATTGACTAAAGAATTGGCATTATTCACAGTATGAGTAAATTGATGTACCTGAGCAGATGTTTTATCAAAGAAAGAGATTCCGCCGCCATAAGTACAAATCCAAATACGCTTATTTTGGTCATTAAAAATGTCATAAACACCATTCCCAGGAAGTGATGACGGATCATTAACATCCTCTTTATATACATTTAACACCTTTGTTCCCTGCTTATTCACCTCCCAAATACCTTGTCCATCAATACCCGCTAGAATTGTAGAATCAGAATTTGATTCAATTGCCAGAATAGGTTGTTTAGGAAAACCTTTTATTTTCACCGGACACAAAGCATGCCTACTTAAATCATAATAGTACAAGCCATTCCAGGATGTTCCAATCCAAAGCCTCTTCATTTTATTGTCATAAAAAAATTTGGAAACACGTAAATCAGCTTTTGGAGTATTTTTATAAAGCCTTGTTCCTTTCATCGTTTTTTTATTAAATAGCCATATTCCAGTTGGCTTGGCAAGAAAAAATCGATCAGAGTCATACCAGGCTAAACAATATACTTCTTCAGAATCTTGAATATGTGTAAGAGACCCATTATGATATCTTAATAAACCGGATGAAGAAGCAGCCCAGTAACAATTAGCATTATCTGCAAGTATACTACCAGTCACTAAATGCGTATTATTCAGAGATTTGCCCATATTAATTAACAGTTCAAATTGGTCCTTAATAGCATTGTAACGAAATAACTGACCGTTATTTGAAAAAGCGAATAAGTCTGAATTTGCATACACTAGTTTCACAGATATAATATCTGTATTTTCAAATGGAAGTTGATAAATGCGATAATCATCTCCGGCAAGCCTTAAAATCCCCAATTTAGTGGAAGCCCAAATAAAGCCCTTTTTATCTTTACAAATAGACGTTGCCATTCGCATTGATATTCCATACAAAGAGTTTATATCGTAAAACTTCACATTTGAGGAATGCAATGAGAATAGAGATAGCAAGAAAGTTAAAAGGAGTAGTTTAGTTCTCATTTTGAATTTAAGTTTTTCATATATATATCACCCTTCAATTATTGAGTCTGTATTTGGT
Proteins encoded in this window:
- a CDS encoding response regulator, with the translated sequence MRTKLLLLTFLLSLFSLHSSNVKFYDINSLYGISMRMATSICKDKKGFIWASTKLGILRLAGDDYRIYQLPFENTDIISVKLVYANSDLFAFSNNGQLFRYNAIKDQFELLINMGKSLNNTHLVTGSILADNANCYWAASSSGLLRYHNGSLTHIQDSEEVYCLAWYDSDRFFLAKPTGIWLFNKKTMKGTRLYKNTPKADLRVSKFFYDNKMKRLWIGTSWNGLYYYDLSRHALCPVKIKGFPKQPILAIESNSDSTILAGIDGQGIWEVNKQGTKVLNVYKEDVNDPSSLPGNGVYDIFNDQNKRIWICTYGGGISFFDKTSAQVHQFTHTVNNANSLVNNNVNKIIQDKRGNIWMATDNGISRKEVGTGNWKTFYQNEHNQAPVFISLCEDDKERIWAGTYSSGIYVLDERTGRELAHYSNGSKGFSLENNFVLDIFKDSNGDLWIGGVPGKLICYLSKENKFRNYSTQPINTFAELIPNKILLACTYGLCVLDKKTGKINVLQEGYLVHDMVVIKDEIWICTSGEGLIKYNYITHKTQKITTVSGLPSNFVNSIMYVGEYLWLGTECGLCRLNPKNMEVLTYNTVYPLSRVSFNRSSRCRLNNGQLIWGTSNGAVCFSPQSLSKSQSNGNIFFQNLTIAGRSIRNSLNTPLDSLQEVSLNYDQNTLQLELLSIGSVSGAKFSWMLEGFDNAWSQPSENRFIHYSNIPNGTYVLKIRLYDCSLSHVIVERSLSITVIPPFWKTWWFQLFLLVLIVGVIYISLKYYIERFKQQHNEEKIRFFTNTTHDIRTSLTLIKAPMEELANEHNISDTGKYYLSLATEQARRLSAVVTQLMDFQKVDIRKEQLVLAQVDIVEMIVHRRLMFESLAKKQNVRLQFVSQLDCYQTAVDELMIEKVIDNLISNAIKYSHPDSEVLISVKCEPDKWSMEVKDSGIGISKKAQNQLFREFYRGENAINSKIVGSGIGLLLVKKYVEMHDGTISCVSEENIGSIFRMVIPFKEFIDDSNKTNTKIEEPVSYDADSQLLLEPEELSKFKMHILIVEDNDDLRNFMQYPLKADFEILLAEDGVAAWDIIQKQMPDLVVSDVMMPNMDGFELCRLIKSTYETSHIPIILLTALSGEADQIHGLGLGADDYLTKPFDMILLSQRIKSIIRNREIVKEKALKLIKGPDNNEEQILVNEFNDKFVKKMLGVVRTNMANTEFGKEDFAFSMNISSSLLYKKVKSLTNQSPTDFIKMVRLDYALELLQSHKYTVTEVSEYCGFSSLGYFSTVFKKHFGKSPTQI